AGAAAAGCTACACAGTACAGCTGcgaagataatttttaatttaggatCAGACACCCCGCATACAGAGGCCTTAAAGATAGCGAATTGGCATCCACTCTGCTACAAATATAAGATTGCATTAGTAAAACTGATACACAAGGCTCACTGGGAAAATCTGCCTTTGCCATTATGTGACAATATAATCTGTAGACGAACATCGAAATATCCGTCTAGGACACCTGACTCTGTCTGTGTACCTCGCTTCAACTCAAGATTTGTCCATTTTTCGATTAGATATAGAGGTGCGGCTCTATGGAATAACACCTTGGCCAACGATCATTCAATTGTAAACGCGAGTTGTAAAACTTTGTCAACCAAGTTGAAAGATaatgcaagtttcttaaattttaatttttatgctacgtcaatttctactacagattttagtgaccatgattatgtatacttttaatcgacatgtatcttacatatacaatcgtaattgccatttagttttagctctcttacaacatagggatttttagtttaggcgtataatagtatgtaatttaagggatcttatcttatttgtaaacacacgaccccataagcttacagctttaaacattatcgtgtttaaataaaggtatatctatctatctatctatctatctatctatgatgttacacttagaaacagatgatctgaaccataacagatgacagcaagtgcatatatattcagggccatgtgttatcttatcacgaaaatactgaatcacttttgacatggaatgtctgaTAGAGTCTTGATCtagacaaatttcagtttggtttagccttgagctctgcgtagctttccttaaatggttttatgcttttctgtttatACTCGACTCATTAGCTACTTAAGCTAGGAGCCTAATAAGCTCCAGGCCCTCGAGTATAAATagagttttcagtttttcagttttcaggTCTCTGATGTGTTCTGGATTGCTTCTCTGTTCATATttccttgctgcttcaatattttcaaatcTTTTCTGGCGTTTTACATTGTTTTTCTAATCCCTGAAttcttcaagtgattttgtctcttccgctTGATACCTTCTCTCACATAAGCTCTTTTTGCTACTCCCTTGTAGAAGTCattactgacactcacatcaCTTTTGGACATCGGtaattaatcgattattacctctgaataattgttgacattggtaacaccaATTGCATTTGCGAACTgcctcagcccttgctctatcgcaGGAGATTGATACGGATTTCTCATCCGTTTTTGTTACATAATCAGTGACCGAGTCTGTTGACAGTTCTGCATGggttgcttggttgcctcactgtttttcatgtcacggatgttgttcaagttgtatTCATGTGGCCCAGttgatgactcatagcttgcaaaacttcATGATAGCTTTaataaacattggtatactttgatagcttcgatgtcactctccaaatggcagtcaccttccaaatggaatttatttatcTCCCGTGAGCTTAAGGTATGAACAGgcactgtcttctcaccatgtgtctgtcgattccatttccACATGTAAAGTCCTCGCGTTGGtgagtgaaaggcggtgcacaattaattgcaccaatctgtgcttgttcagaatattttggTTCACATTCGAAGAACggcatttctttaattcttccgtttcttgcttctaaatgcagcggaaggtgctcaaacacttaagtataaaagcCACAAACAACAATGGCGGCGCATAACTtcgcgaacaggaagtcacagctttctacaagctgtgttgtgattatccatcctgattggcttattagatcgaacttccggttacgcaggagtgacacatttgcataaagaacctcaccaaaactcgtggatatatccacgagtaaaaaggtgggccgacgtttttcaagtttgcccAAATTCGATtaatttcaatcctctccagttttgtccatccatgtcccttcttggcttccctgtgtttcgttagagttcttctatagttttgaacagttattttgatattttagttaattctatgaccattcgatcagtgctgaaattgcctaaaattgcgtgacctagcccctttaatttaGGGTTGGATTCCAAAATAATCAGGTGTTTTCTAATGATGCGACCTGCATCAGGTAAATTTGGACTAAATGTGGTCACAAAAGAAAATAGTATCCTCTTAGATTGGGCACGAGTTTTAAGTAGATCACTAAGTAGTAATTACCCATTGTTCATCACCAGCTAATTTTTTGCTATTATGTGTTATCTCGCCCTGTTCTgtaatcatctttgtaatgttATGTCATCCTTTGTACTCAGTGTAAACATATTTAAGCTAATTGTAATTTATTAAtcacttgcactgcaactgatgaaggtcactgACCGAAACGtctatttattaaattttttactcttttagatttttcaccgtatgtatatattttctttcgctcggagttgtccgtcctcgttttTCATACTAGTTTTAAATTCACTTCTCGAGGTTTGGACTGTGAATTCTTTCGGATCCTTCTGGCGCAGAAGCATCTCTGTTGGCTCGAAGCATTTTAActtattatataaataattatatatagGATACAACACAAGGTTAAATCGTGTCTTGCATGTAACAGATCCCTCAAGGGTGTGATATGAGAGAGGACCTGCTTAAAGCAAAACCTCCTGTTTACGTTTAAACCTGACCTTGATGATCATGACAACTATTAAGCCTTTACGAACTGAGGGTTGTCCATTTTCCTCAGTCTCAATGACAAGGAGTTTTTCAGCCCTTGGATCTTTCGCCGGCGAACGAGAAATACTATATTTAAATTACTTAAGAGCTTAAGGTGTCATTTCTATCGTTGTGATTTTCCCAAAACCCAAACACATCGTTTAGAGTCTTTCTCACGGCCGCACGAAATTCGCGTATTCTCCAGCAGAAGACGATGGGATTCACACTGGAATTGACAAAAACCACAGAGGTGGCAAAATTGAATGCTAAATGCATCGAATAAGTGCGACCAAGAAAGTTAACTAAGATAGATGTACAAATTAGAGGCAGGTAACAGAGAAGCATGATAAACCAAATCACAAACATGTTCACCACTGACTTTTTAAAATGTTGCATTTTAAATCCTTTTTTCTCTTCAATTGTCGCCTGGTTGTCATTTGGCCTATCTTTGTTTCCGTTATACAGTAAATCAGATCTTCTGATTGTTTGGTTTTGACAAATTGCTTGACTATTGCACCCTCTTTCTTGGCCGTCAAGGCTTCCCTCGCTTTTATTCGATTCTTTGCTCTGGGCTAGCTCTTCCTTGTCTGCAATCGAGTTCTGATGCTCATTCATCCTTTGAAAATATTGCTTGTCTTCCTGTCTCATtgactttgtttctttttcatctAGGTGATTCAGTTTTACTTCTGACTGAATGACTGACAAATTTTCATTTGGAGGGCAATAATTTTGTTCACATTTATTCGTACAGCTGCCATCCGTAACCGAATTGGTTCCCATCGCTTCTTTGTGACATGTTATTGTATTGATACTTGGTGATTTTCTGGCTCTTAAATCAAACATAGAATCAAAATTTCCAAGAGATCTCTTGACAATGTCGTTGTTCTCTACTGACGTAACTTCATTCTGTTCTCCGAGCGTTTCCTGCCTTTTAGATAAACGTGAACTTTCATTTAATAGGACGTGACTTTGATCATATCTCGAATACAATCCGTTTAAACAGTTCCTGTCATATATTGACTCTTCACTATGACCTGAGTTTTCTTTAATATTGGCTGCACCTTCCTTAGCTGACAAAAACTCTTGGCCGCGGTTATTGAGCTGCGAAGATACAGTTTCTATGTGTTCACCCTCACACATAAAATTCGTGTTTTTGCCTGTTTGATCGCGCTCGATATGAGCAAACTCTGTTTCTGTCATCTTAACTGGTTCCATATTGTCAGTTGAAGGTTTCGGTTGTGTTCCTTGCTCCACCataaaaaacaaacttttagTAACTTTATCTGTAGTGTGAATGCAGTTATGACCGCTGTTTCCTGCTGATAAACTCACAACACTCGATAGCACCGATGTTTCAGATTTTCCCCGTGCAGTTTTCATACGTTGCGATGCACGATTCTCTTCCGAATAGTTTGTGAACTGCTTACGAGACGAACCTTGTCTCTGTGTTTGATTATAATTGTTGATTGCCACAATAAAAACAGGCGGATTATCTGTCTGTTGTTGTTCGACCAAATCCTCGCACGCAAGAAGAGGCTTCTCTAAATTAGCTTTCCCCAGAGTTTCCTTTGGTGCCCATTCCTTCTGTTGCAACTGCTTCTCACTTGTAACCCTCGATTTTTCATGTAGACCTCCATTGCCTTTCATTTTGATTTCAATCCTTTGATGATCATTCATTTCTGTGTTTGTTGCTCCATTTCCATCTATTTCCATTTGCTCCAGCCTGCGTTCACCTTGCTGCCTGTCCATTGAAGCCGCATTGAGGTCATTGTCGCTTCTCTTTGAAGTATACGAAAGCTCGGCCAGCTGGATTAAAATTTGTCTTTGATGATATCGGACGATTTGAAATATCTTCGTATAAGACAACAACGCAATGAGCAAAGCAAGGGAATTCAGGCACACAAATACTACATTCTGTGCATCTGGTGCCCACTCGAACATGGAAGCGAAAATTGAGCTAAGTATTAGTAGAGCAACAACAAGAACACAAACTCGAAACTTGGTGACTATTGTGCTGTATTTCATGTGAAGATGAAGAGCCATTAGTCTATCAACAGAAATCGCGGCCGCGGTCCAGAGGGATAACGACGAAAGAAAGTATGAAATAAAGATAAACGCGTGTCCAACGTTACTCGACAACGCGGAATAGGGATTTATTAAGAGAGGTATTGTGTCGAGTAAGTAAAGAGGCTCCGCTAGGAATCCGACGCAGAGATCGGCGAAGGCGAGGTTGATTAGGAGGACATAGGATGGTTGGCGCAGGAACTGTGGTGCTCTACAAATGGATACAAGAATCAAAACATTTCCTATTATCGCTGTTAAGCTCAGAAAAGACATCACGGTACAGTTAATAACATACGGACCGAAAAGGTCGCCGTCCTGTGGTACAACTTCACTGATAGGAGTGCGTTGTGAAGTAGCCATCGGTGAATGCTGAGAATTTTGAGGTTGTTGATTTTTACACTCCTTCAAGACGATTCCTTCTGAATTATTGTAATATGGTCATTTGTACTTTTTGTGTGTCTCACCATCAGAGAGCTCTAAATCAGTATAGAAAAATAGCCAAACCTTCCCAG
The Montipora capricornis isolate CH-2021 chromosome 10, ASM3666992v2, whole genome shotgun sequence genome window above contains:
- the LOC138020104 gene encoding uncharacterized protein, which translates into the protein MATSQRTPISEVVPQDGDLFGPYVINCTVMSFLSLTAIIGNVLILVSICRAPQFLRQPSYVLLINLAFADLCVGFLAEPLYLLDTIPLLINPYSALSSNVGHAFIFISYFLSSLSLWTAAAISVDRLMALHLHMKYSTIVTKFRVCVLVVALLILSSIFASMFEWAPDAQNVVFVCLNSLALLIALLSYTKIFQIVRYHQRQILIQLAELSYTSKRSDNDLNAASMDRQQGERRLEQMEIDGNGATNTEMNDHQRIEIKMKGNGGLHEKSRVTSEKQLQQKEWAPKETLGKANLEKPLLACEDLVEQQQTDNPPVFIVAINNYNQTQRQGSSRKQFTNYSEENRASQRMKTARGKSETSVLSSVVSLSAGNSGHNCIHTTDKVTKSLFFMVEQGTQPKPSTDNMEPVKMTETEFAHIERDQTGKNTNFMCEGEHIETVSSQLNNRGQEFLSAKEGAANIKENSGHSEESIYDRNCLNGLYSRYDQSHVLLNESSRLSKRQETLGEQNEVTSVENNDIVKRSLGNFDSMFDLRARKSPSINTITCHKEAMGTNSVTDGSCTNKCEQNYCPPNENLSVIQSEVKLNHLDEKETKSMRQEDKQYFQRMNEHQNSIADKEELAQSKESNKSEGSLDGQERGCNSQAICQNQTIRRSDLLYNGNKDRPNDNQATIEEKKGFKMQHFKKSVVNMFVIWFIMLLCYLPLICTSILVNFLGRTYSMHLAFNFATSVVFVNSSVNPIVFCWRIREFRAAVRKTLNDVFGFWENHNDRNDTLSS